In Candidatus Vicinibacter proximus, the following are encoded in one genomic region:
- a CDS encoding NAD(P)(+) transhydrogenase (Re/Si-specific) subunit beta: MEHILVVIYLIASVTFMLGLKMLSKPDTAQRGNLIAGLGMTLAIFATIFLYRDGQGNHLGNLVWIFAALLVGTVIGYIMAKKVQMTAMPQMVSFFNGMGGACAALISIIEYNHMLHITEAVDPAGSGKMIIILAGLIIGSVSFAGSMIAYGKLEGKINDFNLPAQQVVNIGLVLGIAVLSGLFVMDIVTGPFWFYVILTLSVFYGLLFVFPIGGADMPVVISLLNSFTGVAAACGGFLYDNYVMLIGGILVGSAGTILTVAMCKAMNRSLINVLVGNFGGGGASASVEGGAQGSTKEITRSDAAILMKYASKVVIVPGYGLAVAQAQHICHELENLLEEGGVTVKYAIHPVAGRMPGHMNVLLAESNVSYDKLVEMEDINPEFNTTDVVLVVGANDVVNPAAKTDPSSPIYGMPILEVEQAKNVIVMKRSMKAGYAGIDNALFYQPKTFMLFGDAKDTLTKLVSEVKSL; encoded by the coding sequence ATGGAACATATTCTTGTAGTTATATATCTGATTGCATCTGTAACTTTTATGCTTGGCCTTAAGATGCTAAGCAAACCGGATACTGCTCAAAGAGGTAATCTAATAGCAGGTCTTGGCATGACCCTTGCCATTTTTGCCACCATATTCTTATATCGCGATGGTCAGGGAAATCATTTAGGAAATTTAGTTTGGATCTTTGCAGCATTGCTCGTTGGTACAGTGATTGGTTATATTATGGCCAAAAAAGTACAGATGACAGCTATGCCACAAATGGTATCTTTTTTCAATGGTATGGGAGGAGCATGTGCAGCCTTAATTAGTATCATAGAATATAATCATATGCTACATATAACTGAGGCTGTAGACCCTGCTGGTAGCGGTAAAATGATTATTATACTGGCAGGTTTGATTATTGGTTCGGTATCTTTTGCCGGCTCCATGATTGCCTACGGAAAGCTGGAAGGGAAAATTAATGATTTTAATTTACCAGCTCAGCAAGTGGTAAATATTGGCCTTGTGCTTGGAATTGCTGTTCTTTCAGGACTATTTGTAATGGACATTGTTACGGGTCCATTTTGGTTTTATGTGATATTGACATTATCTGTTTTTTATGGATTATTATTTGTTTTTCCAATTGGAGGAGCCGATATGCCGGTGGTCATCTCTTTGTTGAATTCATTTACTGGTGTTGCTGCGGCATGTGGAGGATTTCTTTATGATAATTATGTAATGCTGATTGGCGGTATTTTGGTTGGTTCAGCAGGAACTATACTTACTGTGGCCATGTGTAAGGCCATGAACAGATCTTTAATTAACGTATTGGTTGGCAATTTTGGAGGAGGTGGAGCTTCTGCATCTGTTGAAGGTGGAGCGCAGGGATCAACAAAAGAAATTACACGCTCTGATGCAGCTATTTTAATGAAATATGCCTCAAAAGTGGTGATTGTACCGGGTTATGGTTTGGCTGTAGCTCAGGCGCAGCATATTTGCCACGAATTGGAGAATTTGTTGGAAGAAGGAGGAGTCACAGTTAAATATGCTATTCACCCTGTTGCTGGTAGGATGCCCGGACACATGAATGTTCTATTGGCTGAGAGCAATGTAAGTTATGATAAGCTGGTAGAAATGGAAGATATCAATCCAGAGTTTAATACTACTGATGTGGTGCTTGTGGTAGGGGCTAATGATGTTGTAAATCCAGCAGCAAAAACGGATCCAAGTTCTCCAATCTACGGGATGCCAATTTTGGAGGTGGAGCAAGCTAAAAATGTGATTGTCATGAAGCGATCCATGAAAGCTGGATACGCTGGTATAGATAATGCTTTGTTTTATCAGCCTAAAACTTTTATGTTATTTGGAGATGCAAAGGATACCTTGACAAAACTGGTTTCAGAAGTAAAAAGTCTTTAA
- a CDS encoding NAD(P) transhydrogenase subunit alpha, translating to MGVLEFIHQNIDIIYLVILMIFVGIELISHVPSVLHTPLMSGANAIHGVVIIGAIIVMGQAEGMLSLILGFIAVILGTLNVVGGFVVTDRMLEMFKKKK from the coding sequence ATGGGTGTATTGGAATTTATTCACCAGAATATTGATATCATTTATCTGGTCATTTTGATGATATTTGTTGGGATAGAACTGATTTCCCATGTGCCATCTGTATTGCACACCCCACTAATGTCCGGGGCCAATGCGATTCATGGTGTGGTGATTATAGGTGCGATTATAGTAATGGGTCAGGCCGAAGGTATGTTGAGCCTGATACTTGGTTTTATCGCGGTTATATTGGGGACACTTAATGTCGTCGGAGGTTTTGTCGTGACTGATCGAATGTTAGAAATGTTTAAGAAAAAGAAATAA
- a CDS encoding Re/Si-specific NAD(P)(+) transhydrogenase subunit alpha, protein MKLAVIKETRLNEKRVALSPQITKQLIAKGYAVMVEQGAGELSAFTDNDYVAAGAVISSSKAALFKEADVFLKINSFSSEEIADLKNGAITLSLMYHSNHPEMLQALASKGVSSFSMDAIPRISRAQSMDVLSSQGNLAGYKAVILGAENMTRIFPLMMTAAGTITPSKVLIFGVGVAGLQAIATAKRLGAVVEATDVRPETKEQAESLGAKFIMVKDEGVKVEGGYAKEVSAEYLAKQKEAVNKSLFQADLVVTTALVMGRKAPVLITEDQVKQMKFGSVIVDMAAEQGGNCELTEPDKVVVRHGVKIVGITNLASTLATNASELYAKNVQNLLQHLSDKEGFKWDLEEEITKGTLIVHQGKVLK, encoded by the coding sequence TTGAAACTAGCTGTAATTAAAGAAACCCGTTTAAATGAAAAGAGGGTAGCGCTTAGCCCTCAGATTACCAAGCAATTGATAGCAAAGGGCTACGCGGTGATGGTTGAACAAGGTGCAGGAGAGCTATCTGCATTTACGGATAACGATTATGTGGCAGCAGGTGCAGTAATATCTTCCTCTAAAGCTGCCTTATTTAAGGAAGCGGACGTTTTCTTAAAGATCAATTCATTCAGTTCAGAGGAAATTGCAGATTTGAAGAATGGGGCCATCACATTGAGTTTGATGTATCATTCCAATCATCCGGAGATGCTTCAAGCGTTGGCCTCAAAGGGAGTTTCTTCCTTTTCCATGGATGCCATTCCCAGGATCTCCAGGGCCCAAAGTATGGATGTCCTGAGTTCTCAGGGTAATCTAGCTGGTTATAAGGCAGTGATTCTTGGCGCAGAAAATATGACCAGGATTTTTCCATTGATGATGACTGCTGCGGGTACAATAACACCAAGTAAAGTTCTAATTTTTGGAGTTGGCGTTGCAGGACTTCAGGCCATAGCCACAGCAAAAAGATTGGGCGCGGTGGTTGAAGCAACAGACGTGAGACCTGAAACGAAAGAGCAAGCTGAATCCTTGGGGGCTAAGTTTATCATGGTTAAGGATGAGGGGGTCAAAGTAGAAGGTGGATATGCTAAAGAGGTATCTGCAGAATATCTTGCCAAGCAAAAAGAAGCCGTCAATAAATCATTATTTCAAGCAGACCTTGTAGTCACGACTGCATTGGTAATGGGAAGGAAAGCTCCTGTTTTGATCACAGAGGATCAGGTTAAACAAATGAAGTTTGGGTCAGTAATCGTGGATATGGCTGCAGAGCAAGGTGGAAATTGTGAATTGACTGAACCGGACAAAGTGGTCGTAAGACATGGCGTCAAAATTGTTGGCATAACTAATTTGGCATCCACATTAGCAACAAATGCAAGTGAACTTTACGCTAAAAACGTCCAGAATTTATTGCAACATTTATCAGATAAAGAAGGGTTTAAATGGGATCTCGAAGAAGAGATTACCAAAGGAACTCTTATTGTTCACCAAGGAAAAGTACTTAAATAA
- a CDS encoding M4 family metallopeptidase: MNRILVSLTILFFNLVLLQGQVLKGKIVFKNTEPPKVLKKLVKKSKSQNPGIISGLAYDFTKFKPLPNTQFLKLNGRIKVLDWDKSNNPRVFTTNLPTSRSNVPIESTIYIDFLKRQLNLNLNPDLEFNLLERSSDELGTQHVKLNLTFKGLPVTDAEYGFHHYSNGEVFIHGNLLVPHDAPDLQSGTKVNIEEIVANYFISLGIPCQLNQSAGPLKSGIKSKHNAYWQNSENGKWHLVSKVNVTPNLRQNWDLVIDLITGEVLKAFSNVCNLVHNHAEDLIAGPLGNEPASGKDLFDVTRNFNVWKEGSFYYMVDASRGMFILNQSKMPDEPVGGILTFDARNTSPSLSNFNVDLVRSSNNMWLDKLSVSAQYNSLKAYEYFLNTFGRNSINGSGGTIVSIINVADDNGQSMDNAFWNGEAMFYGNGDEYFTKLAKALDVGGHEMSHGVVQNTANLKYENESGALNESFADIFGAMIDRDDWKMGEDVVIKAFFPSGALRDLSNPHNGGTSRNQPYYQPRHVSEQYIGTEDNGGVHINSGIPNYAYYLFVQELRKSRTEEEAKKIGERVFYHTLTNFLTRSSVFKDLRIGVERSAVDLYSSTPDVLAGAKKAFDQVGILGNSGGGTVPKKDLAINPGKEYLVCTDADQEGIYLYDFVNQPTVLSTQNVLSKPSIIDNGTEIYFVNGDNQLYYLYYDPVLKRFVEEELDSDDIYRNVVGSKDGNLIAVLFTNEEDKIHIYDFVKEEWKSFKLYNPTYSNSVTGDVRYADQMDFDHAGEYLMYDAFNEINKSTGGQYTYWDIGFLHVFDKSKNTFGSGKVEKLISSLPENTSVGNPVFSKNSLDVVAFDYIESGLFSADYALLGANIEKSEINVIADNRERLAYSSYSVKDDKILFDSKNASQNQCISVKTLTSSKISSVGNEQVLLNGGKWATWFAFGDRSLVGTGNPQLDIQTYLEPNPFSNSSELFIESKEVRDVTVSIFSSLGVGVYSEKFKVQEGVNKKALNLNHLSSGLYQLVISDSKSAKILKLVKS, from the coding sequence GTGAATAGAATACTGGTTTCCTTAACAATCTTATTTTTCAATTTAGTTCTGCTGCAAGGACAAGTCCTAAAGGGCAAAATTGTATTTAAAAATACAGAACCACCAAAAGTTCTAAAAAAACTTGTTAAAAAAAGTAAAAGTCAGAATCCAGGCATAATTTCAGGACTTGCCTATGATTTCACTAAATTCAAACCCTTACCAAACACTCAATTTCTTAAATTGAATGGGCGTATTAAAGTTCTAGACTGGGACAAGAGCAATAACCCCAGGGTGTTCACTACAAACTTGCCCACATCCAGAAGTAATGTTCCTATTGAGAGCACGATCTATATTGATTTTTTAAAACGTCAATTGAATCTTAATTTAAATCCAGACTTGGAATTTAATTTGTTGGAAAGAAGTTCAGATGAGCTCGGGACACAGCATGTCAAATTGAATTTAACTTTTAAGGGGCTTCCTGTTACGGACGCCGAATATGGTTTTCATCACTATTCCAATGGGGAAGTTTTTATTCATGGGAATTTACTTGTTCCACATGACGCACCAGATTTGCAATCAGGAACTAAAGTGAATATAGAGGAAATTGTTGCCAATTACTTTATTTCTTTGGGTATTCCGTGTCAATTGAATCAATCTGCCGGCCCACTTAAATCTGGTATTAAGAGCAAACACAATGCATATTGGCAAAATTCAGAAAATGGAAAATGGCACTTGGTTTCCAAAGTAAATGTAACTCCAAATCTTCGACAGAATTGGGACCTTGTAATTGACTTAATTACCGGTGAGGTATTAAAAGCATTTTCTAATGTTTGTAATTTGGTACATAACCATGCAGAAGATTTAATTGCCGGCCCACTGGGAAATGAACCTGCCAGTGGCAAGGATCTTTTTGATGTCACCCGTAATTTTAATGTGTGGAAGGAAGGGAGTTTTTATTACATGGTGGATGCTTCCAGGGGAATGTTTATTCTAAATCAATCTAAAATGCCGGATGAGCCGGTTGGTGGGATTTTAACATTTGATGCAAGAAATACCAGTCCTAGCCTTAGTAATTTTAATGTAGATCTTGTAAGATCTTCAAATAATATGTGGTTGGATAAACTTTCCGTATCTGCACAGTATAACAGCTTGAAAGCTTATGAATATTTCCTGAATACCTTTGGAAGAAATTCAATCAATGGTAGTGGGGGGACTATAGTATCCATCATAAATGTTGCTGATGATAATGGACAATCTATGGATAATGCTTTTTGGAATGGTGAGGCGATGTTTTATGGGAATGGGGATGAATATTTTACGAAATTGGCTAAAGCGCTTGATGTTGGTGGGCATGAGATGTCACATGGGGTCGTTCAGAATACTGCAAACTTAAAGTATGAAAATGAATCAGGCGCATTGAATGAATCGTTTGCAGATATTTTTGGTGCAATGATTGATCGTGACGATTGGAAAATGGGTGAAGATGTTGTCATAAAAGCATTCTTTCCATCTGGAGCCTTAAGAGACCTTAGCAATCCCCATAATGGAGGTACAAGTAGAAATCAACCTTACTACCAACCTAGACATGTTTCTGAACAATACATAGGAACAGAAGATAATGGCGGGGTTCATATCAATAGCGGGATTCCTAATTACGCTTATTACCTGTTTGTCCAGGAATTGAGAAAGTCTAGAACCGAAGAAGAGGCCAAAAAAATTGGAGAGCGTGTTTTTTACCACACCCTTACAAATTTTCTTACCAGGTCATCAGTATTTAAAGACCTGAGAATTGGAGTAGAGAGAAGTGCAGTTGACCTGTATTCATCAACTCCAGATGTCCTAGCAGGTGCAAAAAAAGCATTTGACCAGGTAGGAATTTTGGGGAATTCTGGTGGAGGGACTGTTCCTAAGAAGGATCTTGCTATTAATCCCGGGAAAGAGTATTTAGTTTGTACTGATGCAGACCAAGAAGGGATTTATTTGTATGATTTTGTAAATCAACCAACTGTTTTAAGTACACAAAATGTATTGTCCAAACCAAGTATAATTGATAATGGAACTGAAATATATTTTGTAAATGGGGATAATCAGTTGTACTACTTGTATTATGATCCAGTTCTTAAGAGATTTGTGGAAGAAGAATTGGATAGTGATGATATCTACAGGAATGTCGTTGGATCAAAGGATGGTAATTTAATAGCGGTTCTGTTTACAAATGAAGAGGATAAAATTCATATTTATGATTTTGTCAAAGAAGAATGGAAATCATTTAAATTGTATAACCCAACCTATTCAAATAGTGTTACTGGCGATGTAAGATATGCAGATCAAATGGATTTTGATCATGCCGGAGAATACTTGATGTATGATGCATTTAATGAAATTAATAAAAGTACCGGAGGGCAGTATACATATTGGGATATTGGTTTTTTGCATGTTTTTGATAAGTCCAAAAATACCTTCGGATCCGGAAAAGTGGAAAAACTAATCTCATCACTTCCCGAGAATACCAGTGTTGGGAATCCCGTTTTTTCAAAGAACAGTCTGGATGTTGTTGCATTTGATTATATTGAATCCGGCTTGTTTTCTGCCGATTATGCTTTGCTTGGAGCTAACATTGAAAAATCTGAAATAAATGTTATTGCTGATAACCGAGAAAGGTTGGCATACTCTAGTTATTCTGTTAAGGATGATAAAATTCTGTTCGACAGTAAGAATGCATCTCAGAATCAATGTATTTCTGTGAAGACTTTAACTTCTTCTAAAATTAGTTCGGTAGGCAATGAACAGGTGTTGTTAAACGGCGGAAAATGGGCTACCTGGTTTGCTTTCGGTGATAGAAGTTTAGTTGGAACAGGAAATCCTCAATTGGATATTCAAACGTATTTGGAGCCTAATCCATTTTCCAATTCCAGTGAGTTATTTATCGAATCCAAAGAAGTGAGAGATGTGACTGTTTCCATATTTTCTTCTCTTGGTGTGGGTGTATATTCGGAAAAATTCAAGGTGCAGGAAGGTGTTAATAAGAAAGCATTAAATTTGAATCATTTGTCATCCGGATTGTATCAGTTGGTTATCTCAGATTCAAAAAGTGCTAAAATTTTAAAATTGGTAAAAAGTTAA
- a CDS encoding glycoside hydrolase family 2 protein yields MFRILSFFLLSSLSLLNILGAMTPEIKSLQHNWFYRSPDQNEWTPCSIPGFIHKILFEQGLIPEPYYAQNEATLQWIGEKDWIFKCIFDVDSSLLLRKKIELHFNRLDTYAELSLNGSILGEVNNAFRFWKFDCKSLLRPQENELIIYFTSAQIKSQKEYGKLPTPLPGDIRVVSRKPQFHFGWDFGPKFITAGIGSSPKLVAYDEIQIENLRLNTLQLKKTHADLELVLFGKSASLSPYEISIKMGTVQVNRKIWLGPEFREYRIKFKFKNPELWWPNGSGIPKLYDLNITCKDSLKTTHFETSIKSGIRTISLVHKKDKWGKSFYFLVNNTPIFAKGANYIPRDLFQTSEDSANSILEDLKECNFNMIRVWGGGQYESEQFYSTCDKLGILVWQDFMFACGMYPGDKDFIENVRIEALEQVRRLSAHPCIALWCGNNENNEGWQRWGWQIGLNTTTKNRLWNDYKTLFIELLPKIVIENSNMSSYWESSPLYGRGDARFRTEGDAHDWGIWHDEMEFDEFGARVPRFMSEMGFQALPSLSTIKKFAPPDELNLDSKSMLAHQKHPRGNKLINDYLQRDLPPPKDFKSLIYLNQINQAEGIGLAIAAHRMAKPFCMGTLYWQLNDCWPGISWSGIDYFGRWKALQHKTKNLFQPILISVKNSENFLEIYACSDKMTPTPLSVQITAQSFDKEILKFDTLQIKMESQQCKRIYSFEKLNLISKQKENQTALIINWQYDSVSSQNVHFLIKLKDIKFRKPEFKIDSIQAIMDGFSFLISSNEFCKSIYLEESDTLSFYPNFFDLVPGAQLLVKCKTKNKSFAPKDLIINSLYDHLEK; encoded by the coding sequence GTGTTTCGTATTTTATCCTTTTTTCTATTGAGTTCATTAAGTTTGCTGAATATATTGGGCGCCATGACACCAGAGATAAAATCACTTCAACATAATTGGTTTTATCGATCACCGGATCAGAATGAATGGACTCCATGTTCCATCCCAGGATTTATCCATAAAATATTATTTGAGCAAGGACTAATCCCTGAACCCTATTATGCACAGAACGAGGCTACCCTACAATGGATTGGTGAGAAAGATTGGATATTCAAGTGTATATTCGATGTCGACTCTTCCCTTCTTCTTCGCAAAAAAATAGAACTTCACTTTAATAGATTAGATACTTATGCAGAATTAAGTCTAAACGGTAGCATTTTAGGGGAAGTAAACAATGCTTTTCGCTTTTGGAAATTTGATTGTAAAAGTTTGTTGAGGCCTCAAGAAAACGAGCTAATTATATATTTTACCTCTGCACAGATAAAATCACAGAAAGAATATGGAAAACTGCCTACACCATTACCTGGAGATATTAGAGTAGTGAGCAGAAAACCACAGTTTCATTTTGGATGGGATTTTGGTCCAAAATTCATAACTGCGGGCATAGGATCCAGTCCTAAATTAGTAGCTTATGATGAAATACAAATTGAGAATTTAAGATTAAATACCCTGCAATTAAAGAAAACCCATGCTGACCTTGAGCTGGTATTATTTGGAAAATCAGCCAGTCTATCTCCCTACGAAATAAGTATTAAAATGGGGACTGTTCAAGTTAATCGCAAGATATGGCTTGGTCCGGAATTTAGAGAATATCGAATCAAATTCAAATTCAAAAACCCGGAACTGTGGTGGCCAAACGGAAGCGGTATTCCCAAATTATACGATCTAAATATTACTTGTAAAGATTCCTTAAAAACTACTCATTTCGAAACAAGTATTAAATCCGGAATAAGAACCATTTCATTGGTACACAAGAAGGATAAATGGGGCAAATCCTTTTATTTCCTGGTAAACAATACACCCATTTTTGCCAAAGGTGCGAATTATATTCCAAGAGACTTATTTCAGACTTCAGAGGACTCTGCCAATTCAATCTTGGAAGATCTTAAAGAATGTAATTTTAACATGATCAGAGTCTGGGGAGGCGGACAATATGAATCCGAGCAATTCTATTCGACCTGTGATAAACTTGGGATTTTGGTTTGGCAAGATTTTATGTTTGCCTGCGGAATGTATCCCGGTGATAAAGACTTTATTGAAAATGTCCGCATTGAGGCTCTTGAACAAGTAAGAAGACTTAGCGCCCACCCATGTATTGCTCTTTGGTGTGGAAACAACGAAAACAATGAAGGATGGCAAAGATGGGGGTGGCAAATTGGACTGAACACTACAACAAAAAATAGACTTTGGAATGATTATAAAACCCTCTTTATTGAACTATTGCCTAAAATTGTCATAGAAAATTCTAATATGTCTTCCTATTGGGAATCCTCTCCACTCTATGGACGCGGAGATGCAAGATTTCGCACAGAGGGGGACGCGCATGACTGGGGAATTTGGCACGATGAAATGGAGTTTGATGAATTTGGAGCAAGGGTTCCAAGATTTATGAGTGAGATGGGATTTCAGGCATTGCCATCTTTAAGTACCATTAAAAAATTTGCCCCTCCAGATGAGCTTAATCTTGACTCCAAATCTATGTTGGCACACCAAAAACATCCAAGGGGAAACAAGTTGATAAATGACTATCTGCAAAGGGATTTACCTCCCCCAAAAGATTTTAAAAGTCTAATTTACCTAAACCAGATCAATCAGGCTGAAGGAATCGGACTTGCAATTGCTGCACATAGAATGGCCAAACCATTCTGTATGGGGACTTTGTATTGGCAGTTGAACGATTGCTGGCCTGGTATTTCCTGGTCAGGAATTGACTATTTCGGACGATGGAAAGCCTTGCAACATAAGACTAAAAACTTGTTTCAACCAATATTGATTTCGGTTAAGAATTCTGAAAACTTTCTAGAAATTTATGCATGTTCTGATAAAATGACACCAACTCCCCTTTCTGTCCAGATTACAGCTCAGTCTTTTGATAAAGAAATTTTAAAATTCGATACCTTACAAATCAAAATGGAATCACAACAATGTAAAAGAATATATTCCTTCGAAAAATTAAACTTAATAAGCAAGCAAAAAGAGAATCAAACGGCATTAATTATTAACTGGCAATACGATTCTGTCTCCAGCCAAAACGTTCATTTCTTGATTAAACTGAAGGATATTAAATTTAGAAAACCTGAATTTAAAATAGACTCGATTCAAGCGATAATGGATGGCTTTTCATTTTTAATCAGCTCTAATGAATTTTGTAAATCAATTTATCTTGAAGAGTCTGATACATTGTCCTTCTATCCCAACTTTTTTGATCTTGTTCCCGGAGCTCAATTGCTCGTAAAGTGCAAGACAAAAAACAAATCATTTGCCCCAAAAGACCTAATTATTAACAGCCTTTACGATCATTTAGAAAAGTAA
- a CDS encoding urocanate hydratase, whose protein sequence is MHSKTPFKEHIIQGIPTNLPVTKTRNSKYPHAPKRNIQGVLTVEEKKLAVRNALRYFPTDMHPILAKEFAAELEEYGRIYMYRFIPEYPMFARPIEEYPCKSKQAAAIMLMIQNNLDPLVAKYPEELITYGGNGAVFQNWAQYLLCMKYLAEMEDDQTLVLYSGHSLGLFPSHKNAPRVVVSNGMMIPNYSTKNDWNKYNALGVTQYGQMTAGSFMYIGPQGIVHGTTITLLNAGRLKGLGQHDLKGHLFITSGLGGMSGAQSIAAVICKACCIIAEVDPAAIKQRILDGYILEKNVFHDLNELFAEAKIRQSKNEGICLVFAGNIVDLWEFAVVQNIEVALGSDQTSLHNIDDLGYCPCGYSFEDAQILLNQDKDFFMEEVRKSLRRHVLAINTLAGRGMYFWDYGNAFLKEAGKANADIWKSESEGTYRYPSYVEDIMGPLCFDYGFGPFRWVCTSGNEEDLHIADKIAAKVVEKLASESEGNSRAQNLDNLNWIKNASVNLPMVGSKSRILYADTLGRIAIAKSFNTAIRDGIISAPIVLGRDHHDVSGTDSPYRETANITDGSKFTADMAIQNVIGDSFRGATWVSIHNGGGVGWGEVINGGFGMVIDGTELSDNNIESMMLWDVANGIARRAWGRNPGAVLTAQNIMEQKRGLNITIPVNVDQELIDKLF, encoded by the coding sequence ATGCATTCCAAAACGCCATTTAAAGAGCATATAATTCAGGGAATTCCGACTAATTTACCGGTTACAAAAACCAGAAATTCTAAATACCCACACGCACCAAAAAGAAATATTCAAGGGGTACTTACCGTAGAAGAAAAAAAACTAGCTGTAAGGAATGCACTGAGATATTTTCCAACTGATATGCACCCAATCCTAGCAAAGGAATTTGCTGCCGAATTGGAAGAATATGGAAGGATTTATATGTACCGATTTATCCCGGAATATCCAATGTTTGCGAGGCCAATTGAAGAATATCCCTGCAAGTCCAAACAGGCAGCAGCCATCATGCTCATGATACAAAATAATTTAGATCCATTGGTGGCAAAGTATCCAGAAGAATTGATCACTTATGGAGGAAATGGTGCCGTTTTTCAAAATTGGGCGCAGTATCTTTTATGCATGAAATATTTAGCTGAAATGGAAGATGACCAGACTCTGGTTTTGTATTCAGGTCATTCACTTGGGTTATTCCCCTCACATAAGAATGCGCCCCGGGTTGTAGTTAGTAACGGAATGATGATTCCTAATTACAGCACGAAAAACGATTGGAATAAATATAATGCCTTGGGTGTTACTCAATATGGCCAAATGACAGCTGGCAGTTTTATGTACATTGGTCCCCAAGGCATAGTTCATGGCACAACCATAACTTTATTGAATGCTGGAAGATTAAAAGGTTTAGGACAACATGATCTAAAAGGACATTTGTTTATCACTTCTGGCTTAGGAGGCATGTCCGGAGCTCAGTCCATTGCAGCCGTTATTTGCAAAGCATGTTGTATCATTGCCGAAGTTGATCCGGCTGCAATAAAGCAAAGGATTCTCGATGGTTATATTTTGGAGAAGAATGTGTTCCATGATCTGAATGAATTATTTGCTGAGGCAAAAATAAGGCAAAGTAAAAATGAAGGTATTTGCCTGGTCTTTGCAGGCAACATAGTAGACTTATGGGAATTTGCTGTTGTTCAAAACATAGAAGTAGCTCTTGGCTCAGATCAGACATCCCTTCATAATATTGATGATCTAGGATATTGTCCGTGTGGATATAGTTTTGAAGATGCGCAAATCCTGCTTAATCAAGATAAGGATTTTTTTATGGAGGAAGTGAGAAAAAGCTTAAGAAGACATGTCTTGGCTATTAATACATTGGCCGGAAGAGGTATGTACTTTTGGGATTATGGAAATGCCTTTTTGAAGGAAGCCGGAAAAGCGAATGCAGATATCTGGAAATCTGAATCAGAAGGAACATATAGATACCCTTCCTATGTTGAAGATATCATGGGACCATTGTGTTTTGATTATGGATTTGGTCCATTCAGGTGGGTGTGTACTTCCGGGAATGAGGAAGATCTGCACATTGCGGATAAAATTGCCGCTAAAGTGGTAGAAAAGCTTGCAAGTGAATCAGAAGGGAATTCAAGAGCCCAAAATCTGGATAATTTAAACTGGATCAAGAATGCATCCGTAAATCTGCCTATGGTAGGCAGTAAATCAAGAATACTTTATGCGGATACTTTAGGAAGAATTGCGATCGCAAAATCTTTTAATACAGCTATACGGGACGGCATCATCAGTGCCCCGATTGTATTAGGAAGAGATCACCATGATGTATCCGGAACGGACTCTCCATACCGAGAAACTGCCAACATTACAGACGGGTCAAAATTTACTGCAGATATGGCTATCCAGAATGTCATTGGAGACAGTTTCCGGGGTGCCACCTGGGTTTCTATCCATAATGGTGGTGGTGTTGGTTGGGGAGAGGTCATTAATGGAGGCTTTGGGATGGTAATTGACGGAACAGAATTATCGGACAATAATATTGAGTCCATGATGCTTTGGGATGTGGCCAATGGAATCGCCAGAAGAGCCTGGGGTAGAAATCCAGGTGCTGTTCTCACTGCCCAAAATATTATGGAACAAAAAAGAGGATTAAACATAACCATTCCAGTAAACGTTGACCAGGAATTGATAGATAAATTATTTTAA
- a CDS encoding CBS domain-containing protein, whose amino-acid sequence MMNETVGSIMTTKLLTVSQEDTLQTVKEILINNRIHHVPVVEGKKMVGLVTTYDLFKLNVDHKDYAKTRVGNVMTKRLAFLESSDKIGTAAEVFMEHLFHALPVVDNGELVGIVTTFDVLKYEYQREYPSKKS is encoded by the coding sequence ATGATGAATGAAACAGTAGGCTCCATAATGACTACTAAACTACTGACAGTCAGCCAGGAAGATACACTTCAAACCGTTAAAGAGATTTTGATCAACAACCGAATTCACCATGTTCCTGTAGTAGAAGGTAAAAAAATGGTAGGTTTGGTAACGACTTATGATTTGTTTAAATTAAATGTTGATCATAAGGATTATGCCAAAACCCGAGTTGGCAATGTTATGACAAAGAGGTTGGCTTTTTTGGAATCTTCAGATAAAATCGGGACTGCTGCTGAGGTTTTCATGGAGCATTTATTCCATGCATTACCAGTGGTAGATAACGGAGAATTGGTTGGAATTGTCACCACATTTGATGTGTTAAAATATGAATATCAAAGAGAGTACCCTTCTAAGAAATCTTAG